AAGCAAGTTTGTACAAAATCCTTAATATTACAAAAGAAAATATGCAAATTGAAACAGGTTTAAAAATAGCCTATGCACTTGGAGTTGATATAAACAGAATATTCACTTTGGAATAGCAGGTTTTGATACCTGCTATTTTTATAGTATATCTGTTTATTGACTTTACACATAAATAGATGTACTATAATAATAGGAAAGGGAGTTGATATTATGTTAAACAAAGTCATATTAATAGGACGTTTGACAAAAGACCCTGTGGAACATAACACACAGAGTGGTCATAAGGCAGTGCGCTTTACATTGGCCGTTGACAGAAATTTTAAGGACGCTAACGGAAATAAGCAAGCTGACTTTATAAGTGTAGTTGCATGGAACCAGCTTGCGGACTTTATTGTTAAGTATTGCAAGAAAGGCAAAGAAATAGCAATAGTTGGGCGATTGCAGACAGGCAGTTATACAGGACAGGACGGACAGAAAAGATACACGACTGATGTGGTAGTAGAGGATATACAGCTTCTGTCCGATCCAAAAGGCAATAGTGACAGCAATAAAGGTGCAAAAAATAATGCTAAAAACAGTGATGACGATTTTAACTTTGACGGCTTTGAAGAAATTAATACAGAAGGTTTGCCATTTTAATCGCTGGAGAAGGTGTATCCTTCTCCTTTATAAATCAACTTAATAGGAGGTTTTATGTATGAACATAGGTCTTGATTTAGGTTATGGCTACGTGAAGGGCGTAAATGACAAAGGCAAAAGAATACTTTTCCCTTCAATAGTCAGCATAGGCTTTGACAGACTTCTTTCAGGTCTATTTAATTCCAACGAAAGTATTGTTGAAAATATGTATGTAAAGATTGCTGACGATGACGGTGAAAAAAGCTACTACATTGGCGAACTGGCAAAAAGAGAAGGCTTTTCAGATGCATTTTTACTAGATATAGATAAGCATAATCAGGAAGAAACAAAAGCTCTACTTGCAGCAGCGACTGCACTCCTAATGTCAGATGATGATAACACAATCAATATAGCAACAGGATTGCCTTTAGAACAATATCAAACGTACAAAAAACAATTTCAGGAAGAGATTGAAGGATATAAGGCAATAGTATCATTTCCAGAATACAACCTAACAAGAATCGTTAAGTTCGATAAGGTTATAATATTTCCTCAGGCAGCGGGTGCAGTATATCATGCACTCATGGATAATATTAACAAGTACATGATTAAAAATTCATATATAGTTTTAGTGGATATAGGTTTTAAAACAACTGACTACGTAACATTCTTAATAGATAATCGCCTTCGCTTTTTGCCAGACTTTTCAGGTACAATAGATACAGGCATATCAAAAATATTTACAGCTCTTGGTAAACTCTATACACAAAAAACAGGTGCAAGTACAAACACAGAAGGACTTATGGAAATTTTAAAAGACAATAACATATATTTTAGAGGGCAGTATATAAGCTTTGAAAAAGAAGTTAATATCTTAAAAAATGAATTAGCAAGACTTGTTAAGAAGGGTATTTTAGACAAACTTAAGGACGAATATGAAAAAATTAGCACAATGTTTATAGCAGGTGGCGGTGGCAAAGATCTGTACCCGTTTTTTAAAGATGCGCATGCAAATGTTGAGCTTGTTAAAGATGCACAGTTTGCTAACGCTTATGGTTTTTTGAAGGTATGTCAGATGCAGTAAAATTTTTTCAGGAGGAATATGTAATGAGAAAAAAATATACTTTTTATGATTCCAAAGATAAAAATTCAGATCTTAATATTGTAAAAAAGTTTGGAATAGAAAAATGTTGTGAAGTAATGTCGTTATATTATGCTGAACATCAAATAGAAGATATTGCCAGAGATTTGGATTTGTCAGAAGATCAAGTATTGTTAATTATAACAAGTCATATGGCTGCTTTTGAAGGAGAACGTGCCGAGAAAGATGTTGAAGCATATAGTACTTTATATGATGGTGTAAAAAGTTTTTTAGATGGCGAAGAAACATTAACTGATTTAAAAAAACTTTTAAAAGAAAGCAGAGATTTATTGGATCCTTGTGATGGATGGGATGACAAAGACGAAAATTAATATCTTGTCGACATTTTAATTTCTTAATTGCTACTGTTTTTAGGCTTTTAAAAAGGTATAAAGTCGACATTTTTACTAAAGGATTGTCGACACGAAAAAATGGTGATATACTGAACAAGTAATTGTAAAATAATTAAATATGTCGACAACTATATTAAAACAAAAGATAAAATTGTCGACATATTTGTTTTTGCTATTGGTATTATGTTGTAATATATTGAGAAGGATGGTGTCGACATTATGGCAAAATATACTTTTAGAACAAAGGTTGACGATAAAGAACTTGATGAAATATTATCTTCATTGCAAGGAACAGAAAGAGCTGATTTTATTAGGAATGCCTTATATTTTTATGTTAAAAATAAAGATATAATAAATAATTTATACAATGATATTGCAGACATTAAAAAAATATTGAATGAAATTAAAAGAACTGGTGTAAATGTTAAAGAGGATTTAAAAGAACCTGAAAAAGATATTTCAGACTCTAACGATATTTTGAACGAGATGGTAAATAGTTTTTTAAATCTGTAAGGCTTTGAGCCTTATTTTTTTATGTATTGCAAAATGTGTTTACTGTGCTTGAGTTGTACATTTATAAGGAAAGGGGTGTGTATGATATGGAACAGAAAAGAAGGCTTAATGTACGTGTTGATGTGGACTCACCAATCTGGCATGAAAGGAACATGAGCGAAACTACACGCAAGGCTTTGG
This portion of the Thermoanaerobacterium sp. RBIITD genome encodes:
- a CDS encoding single-stranded DNA-binding protein, with the translated sequence MLNKVILIGRLTKDPVEHNTQSGHKAVRFTLAVDRNFKDANGNKQADFISVVAWNQLADFIVKYCKKGKEIAIVGRLQTGSYTGQDGQKRYTTDVVVEDIQLLSDPKGNSDSNKGAKNNAKNSDDDFNFDGFEEINTEGLPF
- a CDS encoding ParM/StbA family protein; its protein translation is MNIGLDLGYGYVKGVNDKGKRILFPSIVSIGFDRLLSGLFNSNESIVENMYVKIADDDGEKSYYIGELAKREGFSDAFLLDIDKHNQEETKALLAAATALLMSDDDNTINIATGLPLEQYQTYKKQFQEEIEGYKAIVSFPEYNLTRIVKFDKVIIFPQAAGAVYHALMDNINKYMIKNSYIVLVDIGFKTTDYVTFLIDNRLRFLPDFSGTIDTGISKIFTALGKLYTQKTGASTNTEGLMEILKDNNIYFRGQYISFEKEVNILKNELARLVKKGILDKLKDEYEKISTMFIAGGGGKDLYPFFKDAHANVELVKDAQFANAYGFLKVCQMQ